In Natronomonas halophila, one DNA window encodes the following:
- a CDS encoding HPP family protein, with product METVRRSLHAGGLIITVGLISWASGYPALFPSLGPTAYVLALGAEKDTNVPRVVGGHVIGVLAGLLAYHTLATGLVATDPAPAFSLSGLRIAIAGVVSVGLTTWAMLATDLRHAPACATTLIVSLGLLSTLFEGAVIIGSVVVLVGAEQLLLWADRRFDRGI from the coding sequence ATGGAGACGGTTCGGCGGAGCCTGCATGCCGGTGGCCTCATCATCACGGTTGGTTTGATTTCGTGGGCCAGCGGCTATCCAGCGCTCTTCCCGAGTCTCGGACCGACGGCCTACGTCCTCGCGTTGGGCGCCGAGAAGGACACGAACGTCCCGAGAGTCGTAGGTGGCCACGTCATCGGCGTGCTCGCTGGCCTGCTGGCGTACCACACGCTCGCGACCGGGCTGGTTGCGACGGATCCCGCGCCCGCGTTCTCCCTTTCGGGGCTTCGAATCGCCATCGCGGGCGTCGTCTCGGTCGGCCTGACGACGTGGGCGATGCTCGCGACGGACCTCCGGCATGCGCCCGCGTGCGCGACGACGCTTATCGTCTCGCTGGGACTGCTGTCGACACTGTTCGAGGGTGCGGTCATCATCGGCTCGGTGGTCGTTCTGGTCGGCGCCGAGCAACTACTCCTGTGGGCCGACCGGCGGTTCGACCGCGGAATCTAA
- a CDS encoding acyl-CoA dehydrogenase family protein yields MLDYVGLEEDLNEEERMVRDTARDFVEEKFKPDAGEHWIEGTFPKDLIPEMGELGFYAPNLDGYGLPNLSEKAYGLLMQELEAGDSGLRSMASVQGALVMYPIHAFGSEEQKEEYLWDLGAGEKVGCFGLTEPEHGSNPSAMETHAEKDGDEYVLNGAKTWITNSPISDVAIVWAKDRSDDNTVRGFLVDTDKDGVTTNKIDEKLSLRASITGEIALNDVRVNEDDVLPGVRGMKGPLSCLTQARYGIAWGAIGAARDCFETARQYATDREQFGGPIGRFQMQQDKLAEMATQITLAQLLAHRLSDLKERGEMRPQHVSMAKRNNVRMARDQSRIAREMLGGNGITADYSPMRHMTNLETVYTYEGTHDIHTLIIGEDLTGLQAYQ; encoded by the coding sequence ATGCTAGACTACGTGGGTCTTGAGGAGGACCTCAACGAAGAAGAGCGAATGGTCCGGGACACCGCCCGTGACTTCGTCGAAGAGAAATTCAAGCCCGATGCCGGCGAACACTGGATCGAGGGGACTTTCCCGAAGGACCTCATCCCGGAGATGGGCGAACTCGGGTTCTATGCGCCCAACCTCGACGGATATGGCCTACCCAACCTCAGCGAGAAGGCGTACGGCCTGTTGATGCAGGAACTGGAAGCCGGCGACTCCGGCCTCCGCTCGATGGCCTCCGTCCAGGGCGCGCTCGTCATGTATCCGATTCACGCCTTCGGCTCCGAGGAACAGAAGGAAGAGTACCTGTGGGACCTCGGTGCGGGCGAGAAAGTCGGTTGTTTCGGCCTGACGGAACCCGAACACGGTTCGAACCCCTCGGCGATGGAGACCCACGCCGAGAAGGACGGCGACGAGTACGTCCTCAACGGCGCCAAGACGTGGATTACCAACTCCCCGATATCGGACGTAGCCATCGTCTGGGCGAAGGACCGCTCGGACGATAACACCGTCCGTGGTTTCCTCGTCGATACGGACAAGGATGGCGTGACGACCAACAAAATCGACGAGAAGCTCTCGCTTCGGGCCTCGATTACGGGCGAAATCGCCCTCAACGACGTTCGCGTCAACGAGGACGACGTGCTGCCGGGCGTCCGCGGGATGAAGGGCCCGCTGTCCTGTCTCACGCAGGCCCGCTACGGCATCGCCTGGGGCGCCATCGGCGCCGCACGTGACTGCTTCGAGACCGCGCGGCAGTACGCGACCGACCGCGAGCAGTTCGGTGGTCCCATCGGCCGCTTCCAGATGCAGCAGGACAAACTCGCCGAGATGGCCACCCAGATTACGCTCGCCCAACTGCTGGCCCACCGCCTCTCGGACCTGAAGGAACGCGGCGAGATGCGCCCCCAGCACGTCTCGATGGCCAAGCGGAACAACGTCCGGATGGCCCGCGACCAGTCGCGTATCGCCCGTGAAATGCTCGGCGGCAACGGCATTACGGCCGACTACTCGCCGATGCGCCACATGACCAACCTCGAAACCGTCTACACCTACGAGGGCACCCACGACATCCATACCCTCATCATCGGCGAGGACCTCACCGGCCTGCAGGCGTATCAGTAA
- a CDS encoding DUF7089 family protein encodes MFDRRELSGDLAEVRDEYAPGALVLDSEGDFETLPPSVAENLLAVVDGIDPLSYPESWVPADAPETLHRIASDEFTVGAPGDGGVAWTRQTDPPTVFVKPRLEGSPEGFIDFLIAEALVEIGTDLPEQFLGFFKDDYAALADAVPLGSADTYQLAAALFDAYVGLHTREEFTAWDGEYDGLHDEWVDAGERLEPRLSVLSSDVASGRTGFPDAAELACAAVKHDVEVPKPFDALDSAAYKEHGAAFAVRWAERTFEALE; translated from the coding sequence ATGTTCGACCGCCGAGAACTGTCGGGCGACCTCGCCGAGGTGCGTGACGAATACGCCCCCGGCGCGCTCGTCCTCGACAGCGAGGGTGATTTCGAAACACTGCCGCCGTCGGTCGCCGAGAACCTGCTGGCGGTCGTCGACGGTATCGACCCGCTTTCCTATCCTGAGTCGTGGGTGCCAGCCGACGCCCCCGAGACGCTGCATCGTATCGCCAGCGACGAGTTCACCGTCGGCGCGCCCGGCGACGGCGGCGTCGCGTGGACCCGCCAGACCGACCCGCCGACGGTCTTCGTCAAACCCCGCCTCGAAGGCTCCCCGGAGGGCTTCATCGACTTCCTCATTGCGGAGGCACTGGTCGAAATCGGCACCGACCTCCCGGAACAGTTCCTCGGGTTCTTCAAGGACGACTATGCGGCCCTCGCCGATGCGGTCCCGCTCGGGTCGGCCGATACCTACCAACTCGCGGCCGCGCTGTTCGACGCCTACGTCGGCCTCCACACGCGCGAGGAGTTCACGGCGTGGGACGGCGAGTACGACGGACTCCACGACGAGTGGGTCGACGCGGGCGAACGACTCGAACCCCGACTGTCGGTGCTTTCCTCGGACGTCGCCTCGGGCCGGACCGGCTTCCCCGACGCCGCGGAACTCGCCTGCGCCGCGGTCAAACACGATGTCGAGGTGCCGAAACCGTTCGACGCGCTGGATTCCGCGGCCTACAAGGAACACGGTGCGGCCTTCGCGGTCCGATGGGCCGAACGGACCTTCGAGGCGCTGGAATAG
- a CDS encoding RidA family protein, whose product MGRRRVSTGTEWEPKVGYSRAVRVGNRVLVSGTTATDEDGNPVAPGDPEIQTRRALEIIREALEEAGADLEHVVRTRMYVTNADDWETIGEVHGEFFGEIRPAATMVEVSGLIGPEYVVEIEAEAVVPADE is encoded by the coding sequence ATGGGCCGCCGCCGCGTTTCGACTGGAACCGAATGGGAACCGAAGGTGGGGTATTCGCGGGCCGTCCGCGTCGGGAACCGCGTGCTCGTCTCGGGGACGACGGCGACCGACGAGGACGGAAACCCGGTCGCACCCGGCGACCCCGAAATCCAGACCCGCCGCGCACTCGAAATCATTCGCGAGGCGCTCGAAGAGGCGGGTGCAGACCTTGAACACGTCGTCCGCACGCGCATGTACGTCACCAATGCCGACGACTGGGAGACCATCGGCGAGGTTCACGGGGAGTTCTTCGGCGAGATTCGACCCGCTGCAACGATGGTCGAAGTCTCAGGGCTCATCGGTCCCGAGTACGTCGTCGAAATCGAAGCGGAAGCCGTCGTTCCTGCGGATGAGTAA
- a CDS encoding AAA family ATPase has product MTDGNSSADTDEESNTSPDAVGDGRDAATDAPEDEEPTDSASTDQPVDQDEPDDTDGVLDEQPSDGRIANTASQSGGSPVETKGSSSTRDTPEVDETADALAETDAPAAGTDVDGFSGDVDLEDLDLDTESESETDEASRGLFDDLLEGEPIFENKEVLRPSYTPHKLPHREEQINNMATILVTALRGDTPSNILIYGKTGTGKTASAKFVSEELESTSQKYEVPCEVEYINCEVTDTQYRVLAQLANKFIDKNEEYIEERLDELGELRDEAAEDPEVLVDSEFDNVAEVEAEIGTLEDDLEEFEPVPMTGWPTDRVYQTFFDAVDYHERVVVIMLDEIDKLVEKSGDDTLYNLSRMNSELDNSRVSIMGISNDLKFTDFLDPRVKSSLGEEEIVFPPYDATQLRDILQHRSEIAFKSDTLSEDVIPLCAAFAAQEHGDARRALDLLRTAGELAERDRTETVDEKHVRHAQEKIELDRVVEVVRTLPTQSKLVLYAIILLEKNGVHNINTGEVFNIYKRLAQEIDADVLTQRRVTDLISELDMLGIVNAVVVSKGRYGRTKEISLSVPLDETEAVLLSDSRVGEVEDAQPFVQARFD; this is encoded by the coding sequence ATGACGGACGGCAATTCATCCGCGGATACGGACGAGGAATCGAACACTAGCCCGGACGCCGTCGGCGACGGCCGCGACGCGGCCACCGACGCACCGGAGGACGAGGAGCCGACGGACTCGGCATCGACCGACCAGCCGGTGGACCAGGACGAACCGGACGACACCGATGGGGTACTCGACGAGCAGCCATCGGACGGGAGAATCGCCAATACTGCTTCGCAGTCTGGTGGTTCTCCAGTTGAAACAAAGGGGTCTTCGTCAACGAGAGACACCCCGGAAGTCGACGAGACGGCCGATGCGCTCGCCGAAACCGACGCTCCTGCCGCCGGCACCGACGTCGATGGTTTCTCCGGCGACGTCGACCTCGAAGACCTCGACCTCGATACCGAATCCGAGAGCGAAACCGACGAGGCATCCCGCGGTCTCTTCGACGACCTCCTGGAGGGCGAACCCATCTTCGAGAACAAGGAAGTCCTCCGTCCCTCCTACACGCCCCACAAACTCCCCCATCGTGAGGAACAGATCAACAACATGGCGACCATCCTCGTGACGGCTCTCCGCGGGGATACGCCCTCCAATATCCTCATTTACGGCAAAACCGGGACCGGAAAAACCGCCAGCGCGAAGTTCGTCTCCGAGGAACTGGAATCGACCTCCCAGAAGTACGAGGTCCCCTGCGAAGTCGAGTACATCAACTGCGAGGTGACCGACACCCAGTATCGCGTGCTCGCACAACTCGCCAACAAGTTCATCGACAAGAACGAGGAGTACATCGAGGAGCGCCTCGACGAACTCGGCGAGCTTCGCGACGAGGCCGCCGAAGACCCCGAGGTCCTCGTAGACAGCGAGTTCGACAACGTCGCCGAAGTCGAGGCCGAAATCGGCACCCTCGAAGACGACCTCGAGGAGTTCGAACCCGTCCCGATGACCGGATGGCCGACCGACCGCGTCTACCAGACCTTCTTCGACGCCGTCGACTACCACGAGCGCGTGGTCGTCATCATGCTCGACGAAATCGACAAACTCGTCGAGAAATCGGGCGACGACACGCTCTATAACCTCTCGCGGATGAACTCGGAACTCGACAACTCCCGGGTCTCCATCATGGGCATCTCCAACGACCTGAAGTTCACCGACTTCCTCGACCCCCGCGTCAAATCCAGCCTCGGCGAGGAGGAAATCGTCTTCCCGCCCTACGACGCGACCCAACTCCGAGATATCCTCCAGCACCGCTCGGAAATCGCATTTAAATCCGACACCCTCTCCGAGGACGTCATCCCCCTCTGTGCAGCCTTCGCCGCACAGGAACACGGTGACGCCCGCCGTGCCCTCGACCTCCTGCGGACGGCTGGCGAGCTCGCCGAACGCGACCGCACCGAAACCGTCGACGAAAAGCACGTCCGCCACGCCCAGGAGAAGATCGAACTCGACCGGGTTGTCGAGGTAGTACGCACCCTCCCCACACAATCAAAGCTCGTCCTCTACGCCATCATCCTCCTCGAGAAGAACGGCGTCCACAACATCAACACCGGCGAGGTGTTCAACATCTACAAGCGCCTCGCCCAGGAGATCGACGCCGACGTCCTCACCCAACGGCGGGTCACCGACCTCATCAGCGAACTCGACATGCTCGGCATCGTCAACGCCGTCGTCGTCTCGAAGGGTCGGTACGGCCGGACCAAGGAAATCAGCCTTTCCGTCCCCCTCGACGAAACCGAAGCTGTCCTCCTCTCGGACTCGCGGGTCGGCGAGGTCGAGGACGCTCAGCCATTCGTGCAGGCGCGCTTCGACTGA
- a CDS encoding Era-like GTP-binding protein — protein sequence MGLLTELKSSISRASSALFSGNEPKRIGIYGPPNAGKTTLANRIARDWTGDAVGPESHVPHETRRARRKENVEIKRNGKSVTIDVVDTPGVTTKVDYKEFLDHDIEKDDAVRRSREATEGVAEAMHWLREDVDGVIYVLDATEDPFTQVNTMLIGIIESQNLPVLIFANKIDLEDANVQRISNAFPQHETVPLSALEGDNMDEVYDKIAEYFG from the coding sequence ATGGGACTGCTAACCGAACTCAAATCGAGTATTTCGCGCGCGTCGTCGGCCCTCTTCTCGGGGAACGAGCCGAAGCGAATCGGCATCTATGGCCCCCCGAACGCAGGCAAGACGACGCTCGCTAACCGTATCGCTCGCGACTGGACCGGCGACGCCGTCGGCCCGGAGAGCCACGTACCGCACGAGACGCGGCGTGCGCGTCGAAAGGAAAACGTCGAAATCAAGCGCAACGGCAAGTCCGTCACTATCGACGTGGTGGACACGCCCGGCGTCACCACGAAGGTCGACTACAAGGAGTTCCTCGACCACGACATCGAGAAGGACGACGCCGTCCGGCGCTCCCGAGAGGCGACCGAGGGCGTCGCCGAGGCGATGCACTGGCTCCGCGAGGACGTCGACGGCGTCATCTACGTCCTCGATGCGACGGAGGACCCCTTCACGCAGGTCAACACGATGCTCATCGGCATCATCGAGAGCCAGAACCTGCCGGTCCTCATCTTCGCGAACAAGATCGACCTCGAGGACGCCAACGTTCAGCGCATCAGCAACGCGTTCCCGCAGCACGAGACCGTGCCGCTGTCGGCGCTCGAAGGAGACAACATGGACGAAGTCTACGACAAAATCGCGGAGTACTTCGGGTGA
- a CDS encoding DUF2073 domain-containing protein: MPEVTTNGDDGDDGLADGIQIDMISADRMQGMRTMEKIRLILDGVHDGNIVILEEGLDPEEESKLIEVTMSEINPDGFTGIEIETYPGEETSDNGFLGRIMGKDNSDSNKLTVIGPANRIETLHKDETLISTLIKRR; this comes from the coding sequence ATGCCTGAAGTAACCACAAACGGCGACGACGGCGACGACGGGCTCGCCGACGGTATCCAGATCGACATGATCAGCGCCGACCGGATGCAGGGAATGCGAACGATGGAGAAAATCCGCCTCATCCTCGACGGCGTCCACGACGGCAATATCGTCATCCTCGAGGAGGGACTCGACCCCGAAGAGGAGTCCAAACTCATCGAGGTGACGATGTCGGAGATCAACCCCGACGGTTTCACGGGCATCGAAATCGAGACCTACCCCGGCGAGGAAACCAGCGACAACGGCTTTCTCGGCCGCATTATGGGGAAGGACAACAGCGATTCGAACAAACTGACGGTCATCGGCCCGGCCAACCGTATCGAGACGCTCCACAAGGACGAGACGCTCATCAGCACGCTGATCAAGCGCCGGTAA
- a CDS encoding OapC/ArvC family zinc-ribbon domain-containing protein, with protein sequence MPHQCTGCGHTFADGSKEMLSGCPECGGNKFQFRPSEEDLPDEPAESAESDAPSRPDADSSSVAETVGRATTKMRDLVSSGPESPSDDRGEPTAESTTESSTESTAESTSVPDPDSTTDPDATVSSAEPTTSNASAGSVGASETAQTDADPNPDAAWPSESEEAPADVTSVDSSSARPETGGEPAGTDDDDGEIIDADARRSTTDESDEDLAQASARSDIVQEDELPETDEVAATSTSGLESAESQAGGPEPDVDGRVVSEPDDEQPDIAELREQLNDQFESIKIVEPGQYELNLMELYDREEYIIALQENGRYVIQVPEQWMGEDPGER encoded by the coding sequence ATGCCACACCAGTGTACTGGCTGCGGCCACACGTTCGCGGACGGCTCCAAGGAGATGCTGTCGGGCTGTCCGGAGTGTGGCGGCAACAAGTTCCAGTTCCGCCCCTCGGAGGAGGACCTCCCCGATGAGCCAGCCGAATCGGCGGAGTCCGACGCCCCCTCACGGCCCGACGCCGACTCCTCGTCGGTCGCCGAGACGGTCGGCCGCGCGACGACGAAGATGCGCGACCTCGTTTCCTCCGGGCCGGAGAGCCCCTCGGACGACCGCGGTGAGCCGACGGCAGAGTCTACTACCGAGTCGTCGACGGAGTCGACCGCAGAGTCGACGTCCGTTCCTGACCCCGATTCGACGACCGACCCCGACGCCACCGTTTCGAGCGCGGAACCGACGACGAGCAACGCGTCGGCCGGCTCAGTCGGGGCTTCCGAAACGGCACAGACGGACGCCGACCCGAATCCGGACGCCGCGTGGCCGAGCGAGTCCGAAGAGGCGCCTGCGGATGTGACTTCTGTCGATTCGTCGTCCGCTCGACCCGAAACCGGGGGAGAACCCGCGGGGACGGACGACGACGACGGAGAAATCATCGATGCGGACGCCCGCCGCTCGACAACCGACGAGTCTGACGAGGACCTCGCGCAAGCGAGCGCGCGTAGTGATATCGTTCAGGAAGACGAACTCCCCGAAACCGACGAGGTAGCAGCCACCAGCACGTCGGGACTGGAGTCGGCCGAATCACAGGCCGGGGGTCCGGAACCGGACGTCGACGGTCGGGTCGTCAGCGAACCTGACGACGAACAGCCGGATATCGCGGAGCTCCGCGAACAGCTCAACGACCAGTTCGAATCCATCAAAATCGTCGAACCCGGGCAGTACGAACTCAACCTGATGGAACTGTACGACCGCGAGGAGTACATCATCGCGCTGCAGGAAAACGGCCGGTACGTGATTCAGGTCCCGGAACAGTGGATGGGCGAAGACCCGGGCGAACGATAG
- a CDS encoding ORC1-type DNA replication protein — MADDDMLSWDESVFRDEHVLELDYLPEAFLHRDEQMETLKYALRPAVRGSRPLNVMARGPPGTGKTTAVQKLFDELASVSDVDVVRVNCQVDSTRYAVFSRLFEGLFEYEPPTSGISFKKLFGQITDRLVEEDEVLIVALDDVNYLFYEDEASDTLYSLLRAHEAHSGAKIGVIVVSSDLDLNVIEELDSRVQSVFRPEEVYFDAYGEREIVDILQERVKRGFREEAVGPQVLDRVAEHTADSGGDLRVGIDLLRRAGLNAEMRGSTEVNTDDVDEAYEKAKYVHLSRHLRGLSESEAALVRVLADHDGKRAGDVFDVFSEETDLGYTRYSEIINKLEQLGLIDAEYSSVEGRGRSRTLSLSYDADAVLDRLEE, encoded by the coding sequence ATGGCGGACGACGACATGCTCTCGTGGGACGAATCCGTGTTCCGCGACGAGCACGTCCTCGAACTCGATTACCTGCCGGAGGCGTTCCTCCATCGCGACGAGCAGATGGAGACCCTCAAATACGCCCTTCGACCGGCGGTCCGCGGCTCCCGTCCCCTGAACGTGATGGCCCGCGGGCCGCCCGGCACCGGGAAAACGACCGCCGTGCAAAAACTCTTCGACGAACTGGCCAGCGTCAGCGACGTCGACGTGGTTCGCGTGAACTGTCAGGTCGATTCGACCCGGTATGCCGTCTTCTCGCGACTCTTCGAGGGCCTCTTCGAATACGAACCGCCGACCTCCGGAATTTCGTTCAAGAAGCTCTTCGGCCAGATTACCGACCGCCTCGTCGAGGAAGACGAAGTCCTCATTGTCGCGTTGGACGACGTGAACTACCTCTTCTACGAGGACGAGGCCTCGGATACGCTCTACTCGCTGCTTCGGGCCCACGAGGCCCACTCGGGCGCGAAGATCGGCGTCATCGTCGTCTCCTCGGACCTCGATTTGAACGTCATCGAGGAACTCGACAGCCGCGTCCAGTCGGTGTTCCGACCCGAGGAGGTCTACTTCGACGCCTACGGCGAGCGGGAAATCGTCGATATCCTCCAGGAACGCGTCAAGCGTGGCTTCCGCGAGGAGGCCGTCGGCCCGCAGGTGCTGGACCGCGTGGCCGAACACACCGCCGACAGCGGCGGTGACCTCCGGGTCGGTATCGACCTGCTGCGGCGGGCCGGGCTCAACGCCGAGATGCGCGGGTCCACGGAGGTCAACACCGACGACGTCGACGAGGCCTACGAAAAGGCCAAATACGTCCACCTCTCGCGGCACCTCCGCGGCCTTTCGGAGTCGGAAGCCGCGCTCGTTCGCGTGCTCGCCGACCACGACGGCAAGCGCGCCGGCGACGTCTTCGACGTCTTCAGCGAGGAGACCGACCTCGGCTACACCCGCTATTCCGAGATTATCAACAAACTCGAACAGTTGGGCCTCATCGACGCCGAATACAGCAGCGTCGAGGGCCGTGGGCGTTCACGGACGCTATCGCTTTCCTACGACGCCGATGCGGTGTTGGACCGGCTGGAAGAATAG
- a CDS encoding helix-hairpin-helix domain-containing protein, producing MEREELEAIPGVGAKTADRLAELDDPETLLSAGDVAGLAKAPGISEGRAARIARAAIRNDHDDESDFLSTPRARELYESALDLLQERAVTDYAEKRLETFYPSAAESRIEEVREFAREAVERDPTAEVIEALDGVEPLEPPRDVRVRDRCLATNDAETYSAAREAVPEMSVELVDDARGIADLARGYSTVIVLDEEFSGIDVEGDVRVDPTALEDPERLVPERTLAFFARNRNRLRAAAAVHQAADLDAPCDVEALDEALSRLNEDGTVAGDETLDKLEDALDDLDAAVSMAENTANDRLREAIEERDVTIEGADLLSLVERGAGVDSLLDRELADEYDAAIDAARDHLADALGLDDYESMARQAFGDDPTFPVEHEERVISQLREELNAERDRRAAALKRELADDLREMRESADDLVDAALELDVELAIARFARDFDCTFPTFEGRGFEIEDGRSPLLDVAFEEVEPVDYGVEGVALLSGVNSGGKTSTLDLVGLVVVLGQMGMPVPAEAARLERFEALHYQAKTQGTLDAGAFESTLREFGSLVAGDRTRLVLVDELESITEPGASAVIIAGILEALEESDSTAVFVSHLAGEIREAADADVTIDGIEAVGLENGELRVNRSPVKNHLARSTPELIVEKLAEEDGDVLYDELLEKFEATQQTD from the coding sequence ATGGAACGCGAGGAGTTGGAGGCCATTCCGGGCGTCGGCGCGAAAACCGCCGACCGGTTGGCCGAACTCGACGACCCGGAAACGCTGCTGTCGGCCGGCGACGTCGCCGGCCTGGCGAAAGCGCCGGGCATCAGCGAGGGGCGGGCGGCCCGCATCGCTCGGGCGGCGATTCGGAACGACCACGACGACGAGAGCGATTTCCTGTCGACGCCGCGGGCGCGGGAACTCTACGAGTCGGCGCTGGACTTGCTGCAGGAGCGAGCGGTGACCGACTACGCCGAAAAGCGGCTGGAAACCTTCTATCCGAGCGCTGCCGAGTCCCGAATCGAAGAGGTTCGAGAGTTCGCTCGGGAAGCGGTCGAACGGGACCCGACGGCGGAGGTAATCGAAGCGCTGGACGGCGTCGAACCGCTGGAACCGCCGCGGGACGTTCGGGTTCGGGACCGATGTCTCGCGACGAACGACGCCGAGACGTATTCGGCGGCCCGCGAGGCCGTCCCCGAGATGAGCGTCGAGTTAGTCGACGACGCCCGCGGGATTGCGGATTTGGCCCGGGGCTATTCGACCGTTATCGTCCTCGACGAGGAGTTTTCGGGCATCGACGTCGAGGGCGACGTTCGGGTCGACCCGACGGCGCTGGAGGACCCCGAACGGTTGGTTCCCGAACGGACGCTAGCTTTCTTCGCACGGAACCGGAACCGACTGCGAGCGGCCGCGGCGGTCCATCAGGCTGCGGATTTGGACGCGCCCTGTGACGTCGAAGCGCTCGACGAGGCGCTGTCGCGACTCAACGAAGACGGCACCGTCGCGGGCGACGAAACGCTGGACAAACTGGAGGACGCGCTGGATGACCTCGATGCCGCGGTTTCGATGGCCGAAAACACCGCGAACGACCGGCTTCGGGAGGCCATCGAGGAACGCGACGTGACCATCGAGGGCGCCGATTTGCTGTCGCTGGTCGAACGCGGCGCGGGCGTCGATTCGCTTCTGGACCGGGAGTTGGCCGACGAGTACGACGCCGCCATCGACGCCGCGCGGGACCACCTCGCGGACGCGCTGGGGTTGGACGACTACGAATCGATGGCCCGGCAGGCCTTCGGCGACGACCCGACGTTTCCCGTCGAACACGAGGAACGCGTCATCAGCCAGTTACGCGAGGAGTTGAACGCCGAGCGGGACCGCCGGGCCGCCGCGCTGAAACGCGAGTTGGCCGACGACCTCCGGGAGATGCGCGAGTCCGCGGACGACCTTGTCGATGCCGCTCTGGAGTTGGACGTGGAGTTGGCTATCGCCCGCTTCGCCCGGGACTTCGACTGCACGTTCCCGACCTTCGAGGGCCGGGGATTCGAAATCGAGGATGGGCGGTCGCCGCTGCTTGACGTCGCCTTTGAGGAGGTCGAACCCGTCGATTATGGGGTCGAAGGCGTGGCACTGCTCTCGGGTGTCAACAGCGGCGGGAAGACGTCGACGCTCGATTTGGTCGGGTTGGTCGTCGTGTTAGGACAGATGGGGATGCCCGTGCCTGCCGAGGCAGCGCGACTGGAGCGGTTCGAGGCCCTACATTATCAGGCGAAGACACAGGGCACGTTGGATGCGGGCGCCTTCGAGTCGACGCTCCGGGAGTTCGGGTCGCTCGTCGCGGGCGACCGAACGCGACTGGTGTTGGTCGACGAACTGGAGTCGATTACCGAACCCGGCGCCAGCGCGGTCATCATCGCCGGGATTCTGGAGGCACTGGAGGAAAGCGACTCGACGGCGGTGTTCGTCTCGCATCTGGCCGGCGAGATTCGGGAGGCCGCCGACGCCGACGTGACCATCGACGGCATCGAAGCGGTGGGCCTGGAGAACGGCGAGTTGCGCGTGAACCGCTCGCCCGTCAAGAACCATCTCGCCCGGTCGACACCGGAACTCATCGTCGAGAAACTCGCGGAAGAGGACGGCGACGTCCTCTACGACGAGTTATTGGAGAAGTTCGAGGCGACCCAGCAGACCGATTGA